The DNA region GTTGTACACCTCTTGTCTGGCTTGTGAAAGCTTCAGTCTGATTTATGGACGTTGTACACCACTTGTCTGGCTTGTGAAAGCTTCAGTCTGATTTATGGACGTTGTACACCACTTGTCTGGCTTGTGAAAGCTTCAGTCTGATCTAACGATTGTTCAGTCAACGCCCTTTGAAATACCCAGAGGTCATTCCTCACATCTCTGCAAATCCAGTTAtctgacaacaaacaaaaccaacagaatTCCCTCTAGCACCACCTGGATTTGATCTGTCCCGATACTGAAAGGCCGGTTTCTGATCTGTGTTGATCCAAACAACTCTTGTGCCAGACATGTGCGTTATTTAGATGTGGGAGTCAGTTACCGtgttgtcattttctctctctctctctctctctctctctctctcaaggcctggctaagcgcgttgggttacgctgctggtcaagcatctgcttggcagatgtggtgtagcgtatatggatttgatcgaatgcagtgacgcctccttgagctactgatactgatactgacactgtgaTCAAGTCGAGATTCTTTCTACAACAAGCGCACattgaaaaaaaccacaaacccaGATTCATTTCTGTGTTCGGGAGCGTACATATGTGCTGATGTACACTTTTGTACTCTTTCTTtcgacagggaaacacacacacacacacacacacacacacacacacacacacacacacgatacatagACACATACGCCGTTCTTaccatctccctcacacacatatatcagaccttaccacccccctctctctgtctctctgtctctctcactgtctgtgtgttggctCCTCAGTTGGAAAGTCCTGTGTGTCACAACGCAGGAACTGGAGACAGCTCACCAACAAAGTTCCCAGATCTATTCTGTTCAACCAGTTCCCACTGCAGTCACCACGAACAGGACAACTccccggccccccacaccccttccacacacacccctcaccccacctaccttgctctttctttctcacttacctctctcctttcctttctatgTACCATCGTCTGTACCACActtgtccctccccctccttttgcATGGACAGAATAGAAAGGACACCTGGGGTGGAGGTCATTTACATGGACAGAATAGAAAGGACACCTGGGGTGGAGGTCATTTACATGGACAGAATAGAAAGGACACCTGGGGTGGAGGTCATTTACATGGACAGAATAGAAAGGACACCTGTGGTGGAGGTCATTTACATGGACAGAATAAGGACACCTGGGGTGGAGGTCATTTACATGGACAGAATAGAAAGGACACCTGTGGTGGAGGTCATTTACATGGACAGAATAGAAAGAACACCTGTGGTGGAGGTCATTTACATGGACAGAATAAGGACACCTGGGGTGGAGGTCATTTACATGGACAGAATAAGGACACCTGTGGTGGAGGTCATTTACATGGACAGAATAAGGACACCTGGGGTGGAGGTCATTTACATGGACAGAATAGAAAGGACACCTGTGGTGGAGGTCATTTACATGGACAGAATAGAAAGAACACCTGTGGTGGAGGTCATTTACATGGGCAGAATAGAAAGGACACCTGTGGTGGAGGTCATTTACATGGACAATAGAAAGGACACCTGGGGCGGAGGTCATTTACATGGACAGAATAGAAAGGACACCTGGGGTGGAGGTCATTTACATGGACAGAATAGAAAGGACACCTGTGGTGGAGGTCATTTACATGGACAGAATAGAAAGGACACCTGGGGTGGAGGTCATTTACATGGACAGAATAGAAAGGACACCAGGGGTGGAGGTCATTTACATGGACAGAATAGAAAGGACACCTGGGGTGGAGGTCATTTACATGGACAATAGAAAGGACACCTGGGGTGGAGGTCATTTACATGGACAGAATAGAAAGGACACCAGCGGTGGTGGTCATTTACATGGACAGAATAGAAAGGACACCTGTGGTGGAGGTCATTTGCATGGACAGAATAGAAAGGACACCTGGGGTGGAGGTCATTTACATGGACAGAATAGAAAGGACACCTGGGGTGGAGGTCATTTACATGGACAGAATAGAAAGGACACCTGGGGTGGAGGTCATTTACATGGACAGAATAGAAACGACACCTGGGGTGGAGGTCATTTACATGGACAGAATAGAAAGGACATCTGTGGTGGAGGTCATTTACATGGACAGAATAGAAAGGACACCTGGGGTGGTGGTCATTTACATGGACAGAATAGAAAGGACACCAGGGATGGAGGTAATTTACATGGACAGAATAGAAAGGACACCAGGGGTGGTGGTCATTTACATGGACAGAATAGAAAGGACACCAGGGGTGGAGGTCATTTACATGGACAGAATAGAAAGGACACctggggtggaggtgacggtactggggaaggtggtggaggtgaggggggtcagAGTTCTGTGGTGATggaggctcacacacacaagaagcacaGCAGCTGGCGATAGGATTGGGGTTCATGGGGTTACAGTGGAACTGTTCATGTTCATGCTAAATTGAAGACCAGCTGCGTCAGCAGTGAATGACGTCATTGATCATGGAAAGCTGTATGGCTTTGCTGGGTGCTGACTGAAGGTCATCCCAAACTGAGCAGGACGCAACTTAGTTTTTTCCGTTTGTCGTGTGAGCTGGAATGTTGGAGGGACTGTGGTCAAAGCTAAGGTCACTTGTTCCAGCGCTGGTGTTTGCCCAGAATTCATCATACTTTTCAGAGTACGACTCACACAAGCCAGAAGATTGCTGTTATGCGATTTAAAGAGCTggattgttttgtggtgttttccaCAGTATGGTTAAAGGGAGTGTGTAATATATTTTATTATGTACGTATATATTGTTGCTTGAATTGTGTACTGGGTGCAGATAGAGTTTGGGAAGAAAGTTCGACATGTTTACTTATGATTGttgttttcccctttttctgtcCAGTTTTTCTCTAAACTGTTGTAGCAATCCATGCTATTGGTATCACTGTGACCACAAAACTGGTGCTCTCTTAGGTGAATTATGAGGAAAGCGTGTTGTGGTTTACTGCTGTTTGGATTTGGGTTTTCAGTGCTGTAGATCGTGCGGGATCTGTGTGATTGTCACCGAGTTAAAAGAAAGCAGAAAGTTTGAGTTATTATTTTAATAAAGTTGAAGAAACCAAGATCCTGGCGTGGACTGTCTATTGAAAGCCTGTGCACTGAGCCCGAACCTCAGTCACCGGTGATCGGTAAAGGCAGATGTGAAACGGGTGTTACACACACATCAAGGGGCAGTGTGGAAAGGGGGTTACACACACATCAAGGGGCAGTGTGGAAAGGGGGTTACACACACATCAAGGGGCAGTGTGGAAAGGGGGTTACACACACATCAAGGGGCAGTGTGGAAAGGGGGTTACACACATCAAGGGGCAGTGTGGAAAGGTTACACACACATCAAGGGGCAGTGTGGAAAGGTTACACACACATCAAGGGGCAGTGTGGAAAGGGTGTTACACACACATCAAGGGGCAGTGTGGAAAGGTTACACACACATCAAGGGGCAGTGTGGAAAGGGTGTTACACACATCAAGGGGCAGTGTGGAAAGGAGGTTACACACACATCAAGGGGCAGTGTGGAAAGGTTACACACACATCAAGGGGCAGTGTGGAAAGGGGGTTACACACACATCAAGGGGCAGTGTGGAAAGGTTACACACACATCAAGGGGCAGTGTGGAAAGGGGGTTACACACACATCAAGGGGCAGTGTGGAAAGGTTACACACACATCAAGGGGCAGTGTGGAAAGGGGGTTACACACACATCAAGGGGCAGTGTGGAAAGGGGGTTACACACACATCAAGGGGCAGTGTGGAAAGGGGGTTACACACATCAAGGGGCAGTGTGGAAAGGTTACACACACATCAAGGGGCAGTGTGGAAAGGTTACACACACATCAAGGGGCAGTGTGGAAAGGGGGTTACACACACATCAAGGGGCAGTGTGGAAAGGGGGTTACACACACATCAAGGGGCAGTGTGGAAAGGGGGTTACACACACATCAAGGGGCAGTGTGGAAAGGTTACACACACATCAAGGGGCAGTGTGGAAAGCCTGTTTTCCATTCAACTGCCTGAACATGTCTCGGCTGTttgcacccccttccctctctggaaCTATGTCCCAACCTTGgcttctgtatttctctcttttattttgtcAGGTTTACCCCGCACCATcccctcctcttcacacacacacacacacacacacacacacacacatacacacacacacactcacatacacacacacacacacatacatgcacacacacacacacacatacacactcacatacacacacacatacacacacacacacacacacacacacacacacacacacacacacacacactcacacacacacacacacacacacacacatacacacacacacacactcacatacacacacacacacacatacatgcacacacacacacacacacatacacactcacatacacacacatacacatacatacacacacacatacacacacacacacactcacatacacacacacatacacacacacacatacatgcacacacacacacacatacacacacacacacacacacactcacatacacacatacacacacacacatacatacacacacactcacatatacacatacatacacacatacatacacacacacgcacacacacacacacacacacacacacacacacatacatacatacatacatacatacatacacacacacgcacacacatacatacacacgcacatacacacatacatacacacacatacacacacacacacacacacatacattcacacacacgcacacacacatacatacacacacacgcacacacacacacacacacacacgcacacacacacacatacatacatacatacatacacacacacatacacacacacgcacgcacgcacgcacacacacacacacacacacgcacgcacgcacacacacacacacatacacacacacacacacacgcacgcacacacacacacacagacacacacacacacacacacacacacacatacatacacacacacacacacacacagacactcacacacacacacacacacacacacacacacacacacacacacacacacgcacacacacacacaaatatacatacgcgcgcgcacacacacacatacacacacatagacagacacacacacacacacacacaaacacatacgcacacgcacacatacatacacacacacacgcacacacacatgcacacacactcatacacacacacacatacacacacacacacacacacacacacacacacacacacacaaatatacatacgcgcgcgcacacacacacatacacacacatagacagacagacacacacacacacacacacacacacacacaaacacatacgcacacgcacacatacttacacacacacacgcacacacacatgcacacacactcacacacacacacatacacacacatacacacacacacacacacacacacacacacacacacacacacgcatatgacaAATGGTACAGATATGTTAAGACTGCTTCTTTTTATCCAGACTTGTCGGAAATTGCCAAATGTCCGTCAGTTTGCCATAATCTCCATAACAACCCGGAGATTCTGGGCCTGTTGGAAacgttgttctttgttttgtttgttttcgtgggTCAGGCCTGTTGTAAGCACTGaccggtgcaatagccgagtggttaaagcgttggactttcaatcttaggggctgggttcgaatctcgataaaaacacctggtgggtaaaggtggagatttttccgatccctaaggtcaacataattatgtgcaggtcTGCTAGTGCTTCaatacccttcgtgtgtatatacacacgtaatacaaatacgcacgttaaagatcctgtaatccacgtcagcgttcgatgggttatggaaataacatACCCACTATGcacatcccgaaaacggagtatgtctgcctatatggctgggtaaataaacaaaatggtcatacccgtaaaatgttacatgtctgcatgggtgtactgtatgtgcatgtgactgaaacctgattgaatgacacaggaaacgaatgatgagcacccagtggcagctgtcagtcggctctacccaagttggcagcctgttgtgcaagtgacaatacctgttcagtgtagacccctgtagaacagtgaaagatccacaatacctgtagagtgttcagtgtagacccctgtagaacagtgaaagagccacaatacctgtagagtgttcagtgtagacccctgtagaacagtgaaagatccacaatacctgtacagtgttcagtgtagacccctgtagaacagtgaaagagccacaatacctgtagagtgttcagtgtagacccctgtagaacagtgaaagagtgacaatacctgtacagtgttcagtgtagacccctgtagaacagtgaaagatcCACAATActtgtacagtgttcagtgtagacccctgtagaacagtgaaagagccacaatacctgtagagtgttcagtgtagacccctgtagaacagtgaaagatccacaatacctgtacagtgttcagtgt from Babylonia areolata isolate BAREFJ2019XMU chromosome 12, ASM4173473v1, whole genome shotgun sequence includes:
- the LOC143288234 gene encoding uncharacterized protein LOC143288234, with protein sequence MTFFTPGFVVLTFPSDAVITLSPVAMKERADRGRRGTVTAVPSRWRVLRGRDPSGMVDVLWDDGDEWCYDMGQHGHYDLDLGVKATCKRTHTPFLPSPSHTYIRPYHPPLSVSLSLSLSVCWLLSWKVLCVTTQELETAHQQSSQIYSVQPVPTAVTTNRTTPRPPTPLPHTPLTPPTLLFLSHLPLSFPFYVPSSVPHLSLPLLLHGQNRKDTWGGGHLHGQNRKDTWGGGHLHGQNRKDTWGGGHLHGQNRKDTCGGGHLHGQNKDTWGGGHLHGQNRKDTCGGGHLHGQNRKNTCGGGHLHGQNKDTWGGGHLHGQNKDTCGGGHLHGQNKDTWGGGHLHGQNRKDTCGGGHLHGQNRKNTCGGGHLHGQNRKDTCGGGHLHGQNRKDTWGGGHLHGQNRKDTCGGGHLHGQNRKDTWGGGHLHGQNRKDTRGGGHLHGQNRKDTWGGGHLHGQ